The Trichomycterus rosablanca isolate fTriRos1 chromosome 6, fTriRos1.hap1, whole genome shotgun sequence DNA segment GGTCACAGTGTAAGAATAACCCAAATAAAAAcgtaaatacatataaaatgtgGGTAAGGGTTGGTagaggattaggtttaggttttACTACTTTCATGTAGTTTATCTTTAACACATGAACTTTCTTATCAATGAGTAAACATTCTTgttcatgtacagtatgtagctAGATAATTAAATTAgtgatttaatattaataatcacaCTTCTGATTAACGGTGGGCTAAATGAGGTGACATGCAGTggattaaatatattttgtattttttacctATTTTGAAGTAGTGTTAACTTTGTTGGCAAATTTAGTATTGATTACAGTGTTTTGTAAAATTGTTTCTAACTGCTGTAGTCATATTTGATTGATTTGGTTATTGTTAGCTTTATTTGATGAAAAACAGTAGCAATTTTAGTCAACAAATGCCGAAAGGTTTGTAATACATGTAATACTTCAGCATCTTCAGAAATTTTGCATTCAAAAATACAACTCTTAATAACCTTAACATTAACACAAGCACAATCACTAACTATAGTGTCAATACAGTGTTTACTAAAAAGGAGAAAGCACAGCTTGACGTGCAATATTTTCAAGTAAATTACAAATCCCAGAAAGTACTGCCCAAATAATGCACCACACCCAAATTCAGCACTATAAAGCCATGCCTAGAGTTCAGTGCGGTGTTGAGTCTTTGCTTCATACCAGACAAAGCTGGTAAGGTAGACAGCTGGTGTTGAGTTCATTAATGTTTTTCCTTATTGTGGCcttacagtggtagcctagtgggtagcgctttgggctattaaccagaagattggtggttcaaatccaggctctgctatgcagccactgttgggcccttgagcaaggcccttaaccctgtctgctccaggggatGAGTATGttggctgaccccagctttcaaacaagctgggatatgcaaagaaataatttcattgtactgtacaactgtatacgtatatatgacaaataaagtatatcttcttctttttttgcttTAGATGCTGTAAAACAACACAAGactatattttataaaaatagcATAAACATGTTTTTGTGCTTGTGGATTTAATTGTGGATTGTTATTATGGGGCAGCATGGTGCAAGTTTTGATGTTCTCcctgagtctgtgtgggtttcctccaggtaatctggtttcctcctacagtccacaAACATGCTGTCAGACCAAGTGGAGCTCCTacaaattgccctgtgtgtgtgtgtgtgtgaaagtgtgtgtgtatgtctgtgttggACTGACAACCTATCAGGGGTGTTCCCTGCCTTTGAATCAGACCAACTATGACTCTTATACTTAATCACTTATGATGACATGTTTTGGACCTGTTCTAAACTTGGCAGGAATTACAGCTACATTTTTTGTTGGATGTGTCTCTAAAAGCTTCCCACACCTGAATTTGGCCAGTTTTATCTGTTTCTTCAGATCCTATCAGAATTGTGACTGTCTGTGAAGTGTCATCTTTAAGTCTTCCCACAAATGTTCAAGGAAGTTTAGGTCTGGACTTTGGCTGGGCCGAGGACACTCAGAGACTTGCCTTAAAGCCACTCCCGTGTTGTATTGGCTGTACGCTTCAGGTTATTGTTGTGCTGAAAGGTGTTCTGTTGCCCTAGCTTCCATAAAGTTAAGGAAAGAAGTCTGTATTATCAGGATCACCAATCTGCTATATACATTAATTAACTATTTTACAAGCTACACACTTTGTCATTCATTTGTAGCCTATTTATCAGATGAGGGCCATTCTGAGCACtgtaaatcaattaaataaaggcattcataatatgtttttaaattttataacATTGGTTAAATGTGCATAACAATGCATTTTCCTATTGGTTGCAAAGAGGTAAGCtactgaatgttttttttatcaagtaCATATGCAAATTCTCTTTTTGGCCTATCTTCTGCTTTAACCATTGAGCAACAAATACATGGTCACTAAGACACTTTTGGTAGTTGACCAAAGTAGCCAGCTCAAACTACAATTGTTAACAATCATGAAGACAAAGGAACAAGCAGAAATCAGATAGTTCTGGTAAACCATTAAAACCTTGGCTTTTATTGGAAATAAATGAATTACATCAATGTGCACAGCTTGACTCTTAGATTTCCACATAAAAGGTCTATAAATGaattaaagatgaataaaaagGACAAAACTAAAATATGAGTATGTACAACCATAGAGGTGTTTAGTAGTTGACTTGCTAAGAGTTACCAGTAATGGAAGCTAGTTCGTAGACAGTTGGTTTGCTGTTGCTATGATGAGAACTATTGGGAATTGGGATGTTTCCTCCGGTAATGTTGTTTCTTTGTGAGACAATTTCCCAGCATCCACAGAGAAACAACAACTGTCCATGTTTGATTGATCACAGCAATAATGTATGATAATGAATCGACTTTGTGGCAGTTACATTATCACTCTGTCCTTGCCGTTCGTCTGCTGCCAGAcgttattacttttttaattacCCCCTTTCTCAGTTCCTAAAGATCGAAACAGACATCTCTCGGCGTATGGGAATGGTGCAGCAGCCCCAGCACTGTGTTGTACATTAAGCGTCACCCTGTGGATTCTGTAATGCACTCTGCGCTCAAGCTGAATGGACTTGGTGGGTTATAAGGCAATCAGGCTTGCTTCATTAGTCAAATGCTTCTCTCTAGCATGGCAAACGGCATCTAGAGATGTTGCATGAGCTTCCAAACACTCAACGGCACAAATTAGTTGACAGTTAGACCATATGTGCTAACACTCGTTTAGCTTCTTCTGCTTAAGTTTGAGAAGTTGTGTGGCAGTTTAGATACAGAAACTCACAGATTTATTAACAGTGAATTTAAATTGGTTTCTCAACTTTGTTCTGTTCACACATTTTCATTGCAGTCTAAAttagtgtgtttttgtaaactgGAAAATATGAAGTCAGTTGATTTTTTATCCATTTTAAATTAGCCAAGTTTTGTAGTACAGCTAGAATAGATGTCTGTTCAGTGTTATTAAAAGAACATATTAAATGATACAATGAAACATGACAAAGAtttaaaaaagacatttttgtaCACAGTGGGATAAGCTATCAATTTCCATTTGGTGTTTAAAGGTGCAGTATGCAAATTCTCCATTAATCAATTTCTTCTAATTTCTTAgtgtagaaaaaataaaaaagtggtaaaaTGCTTAATCACATTTGACAGTTCTGCGAATGCAAAGCTCTGGCGAATGCATAAATGTAAACGTTGTAACATATTTCTGCCAGAATGGACTTTACATCCCCAAATGTTTAGTACTGCAGCTTTAGGGCAGAGTTAGTAAACAATAAGGCAGAGGTAAGCAATATGGCAGTGGTTCAATGCTCACAGTTGTACTGTTACACAGTTGTATTATAGTTTCTACATATAAAAGCCAAAAAATGGGGCAGGACCCAATGAGAGCTTGAGTATGAGTCATACTGACAGTCACCTAAGCTAAAATAGCACCTTTCAATGCAGGAACAATCAGGAACCTCAAAGTCAAACATACTGTATCAGCATTAGACtacacatcatttatttatacaataaaacgtaaAATGTTTTGTCACTACTTGGATAAAGGTATTGCTATCTGGACCATAGATGCAATTTATCATACATGGGATGCCATTACAGCCAAAACAAGGCTTAGGAAATGCTACATTATGTGTGAAGGGGAAACAACTCACAGTCAAATCAATTTCATTGTAAACTTTTTCAAGAAGACTGGAGTCAATCCTGAAGCCTGCCATGGAATGTTCATACGGGTGTGGTCCTGCGATTCACACCATCTTTTGAGCCTTTCGGAAAGCAATTGTGTACTTGTAGAAAGCTAGGGGGTTCCTGGTAGGGTCCAGATGCACCCCCTGACCTCAGAGGGTGCTCCCTACCTAGTGTGTACATAGAAATTTCACCTAGAGAAAGGGTAGATGGGACCATCTTACGTCTGACCGGCGAAGCGTCTCGAGACGGATTTGTAGAGTGAGAACTGGAGCGTGATCGCCGTCTGCGGCGCTGGTAGCTCGGGATTCGTGTGTATGGTGAGGGGGACGAGGTGGCGGTGGCTTTGAGGAAGTCTCGGTGCTTAACAtgaacctccttgtttctctcGATGTAAATGTTAACAGCTAGGACCCCTATGGCTTCAGCCACAATGAATGACAGAGCACCGGAGTAAAAGGACCAGCCGTAGCTGTACTGGCTCTTCTTGTCTTCACCCTTCTTGTCAGTTGGATCTCCAGCGTTGCTTGAGATGTACACAATGATGCCTACAATGTTACTCAGACCTGGGGACAGATCATGCCACAAGTGTAAATTCATTGCTAGTAAGACTACAGCTGGCAATTTTTCATTGTCTATTCAACCCTTGCATATGCACACACAGCAGTCTAAGTTTTCCTCTCTTGGAGTTGAAGACACATTTAGGTGACCCTCCCATTTACCAGGACAAAATTCACCAGTACGGCCACTAGTGGAGGAGTATTTTCACACCCTCCCCCTCTTCCCGACATCTGAGTAGGAGAGACCCCATCCCTTATCAAAGACTCTGGTACCAGAGCCCACACTGTTTGTAGAGGTGAGCCCAATATATTGAGCTGGTATTTCTTAACCTCCTGCACTCTCAACCCCATGACCCCCAAGTGAGATTACATTCCAAGAGCCAGCTTCAGCTGGCAAGGTTGATGCCGCCACGGTTGATGCCCCGCCTGTGTCAGACATGCATTTGCACCACATCCTTAACCTGGATCATGCCGGTGGTGGGTCCACACGATCCTCCTACATTGCCTTTTCTTGGCTAGGTGGGCTGCCCAGCCACCACCAGGCCATTTGAAACGACCCCCAGGACTGGCTCCAGGTATAGGTCCTGGTAACCCTCTTCCAGGCAGGGTACACAATATTCTTTGGTTTGTGTTTATTATGGCTAATCCCAACAACACCATTGTACCTAATACCTATCAGGACAACACATGCTACCATGTCAATACCATGTcattgtagtgctgagaatggttcaCCACCCAAGCATCATATATTCAAAGGGAGTCCTTTGAAGGTCCTgatttgattgataaatggtgTACAGTGGGTAACAAAgtacacagagaaacagatgggctacaatcAGTAACAGTATACCCATAAGTCAATCTGTATGGAGGGTTTAGCTtagaaaattaattaaataattaacttcaacctaataaagtgcatggTAAGTGTACATGCCCCTTAGAAGTGTACATAAACTTTTGACATTTTGTTTTACCTGCAGCTACAAAGAGGATTCCAGCACTAAGAAGGATGTTGTTTCTGCCGCTGTACGCTCGTCCGACGGCCACACAGACTCCACCCAGCAGCAGCAGGATGGTACTCAAGATGGGAAAAAGGCTTGATGCCCTCACAATTCCTACACAAACACCAAATCATTATGGGTAATCATTTAGCCATTCACTTCTCCTGGTCATGCATTTAACCTTTACACTCTGCCCAGGTCATTATGATTTATTAACAATTGTTACCAAAATGGACAGAGTAGTTTAACATTGCTTTTCAATCTCCAGTTCCATTTTTAATGCTCCATGTGCTATTTTCTAGATAACAGATTTATATAAAGGACATGACATTCAGGTCAGTTCAACCCTGGGAGAAACCAGACAAATAAAGATGCAATTTACTAAAGAACCCaggagaaacccacacagacacagtatgCACTGTGGTAACACTTGTGAATACTGAATCAGCCTCTTACTGAAGAATGAATTATTTAAAGATAACAATATCCCTGGAAAGCTTTAAAATGATTAAGGATTATTAGGTATTTACTTATTGGCCAATATTAGGTACTTACTTATTGGCTAAAGAGGGATTCTAACCAATTTTAGTGAGGAACACCAATTCTTTAAGATGTTGGTCCATTTTGACATGACTGCAAAACATAACTGTACATTTGACAGCTGCGCATTTATGCGATATAGCTACAAATCTCCTTTACTACTTCCATATTGGATTTAGATTTTAGGCTTGGCCCCAATGCATGCCATCCCTACTGATTAAAACGAATTATACCAACTCTGACATTATAATTTGCATATTATGTTAAATATTATGCATAATTAATGTAAACATTAACTACATGTTTTGACCTGTGTTGGtatgattttgtaaattgtGCTGCTGTCACATTACTGGTTGACTGGATAGTTACATGAGTGAAAAGGTGTACAAgtattcctaataaagtgatcAGTATATTCTTATAAGATATCTATACAATGTCTATAAGAAGacctatttaaaaataaatgtattaatcctGGAAAATGGTGATCAAATAAACATGTGTAGTCCTTGCAAAGTAAACAGAAACC contains these protein-coding regions:
- the cacng4a gene encoding voltage-dependent calcium channel gamma-4 subunit gives rise to the protein MARCDRRVQTLLTALGAFTAFSLMTVAIGTDYWLYSRAYVCNATNTSVDEAEMLLQPKRTKGDLTHSGLWRICCIEGINKGSCYRINHFPEDNDYDTDSSEYILRIVRASSLFPILSTILLLLGGVCVAVGRAYSGRNNILLSAGILFVAAGLSNIVGIIVYISSNAGDPTDKKGEDKKSQYSYGWSFYSGALSFIVAEAIGVLAVNIYIERNKEVHVKHRDFLKATATSSPSPYTRIPSYQRRRRRSRSSSHSTNPSRDASPVRRKMVPSTLSLGEISMYTLGREHPLRSGGASGPYQEPPSFLQVHNCFPKGSKDGVNRRTTPV